The following proteins are co-located in the Apium graveolens cultivar Ventura chromosome 5, ASM990537v1, whole genome shotgun sequence genome:
- the LOC141660176 gene encoding uncharacterized protein LOC141660176, translated as MDVYQVPDLAKCRLLAATFRESAQQWFQKFGPGVITSWDQMKTLFLRKFQADVRYAPSVTTLANVKQMENESLISYFKRFNAESTGIRGASDEVLKSFLIAGLRVGSDFLKHLQGKDLATMADVLALEESFKAIEQSLAEVQPASPPTSYDNKTSGYTPLAASIEHIFEVNINRGLFRKLEALSSWKSKDMKKYCEFHESSGYNTHEYRQLKDEIEALIKEGYLGEWVVKEVRKHKSGSDKVIEEGGRTPHGSNNETMEEINLSGMVVPSNI; from the exons atggatgtatatcaagtTCCAGACTTAGCCAAGTGTAGACTCTTGGCCGCAACTTTTAGAGAAAGCGCTCAACAATGGTTCCAAAAGTTTGGACCAGGAGTGATCACTTCCTGGGATCAAATGAAAACCTTATTCTTGAGAAAGTTTCAAGCAGATGTGAGATACGCTCCATCGGTCACAACTCTGGCCAATGTCAAGCAAATGGAAAATGAAAGTCTAATATCTTACTTCAAAAGGTTCAACGCAGAGTCTACTGGCATAAGGGGTGCCTCCGATGAAGTATTGAAAAGTTTCTTGATAGCAGGATTGAGGGTTGGTTCGGACTTCTTGAAGCACTTACAGGGAAAGGATTTGGCTACTATGGCAGATGTCTTGGCCTTGGAAGAATCATTTAAGGCCATAGAGCAATCTTTAGCAGAGGTCCAACCTGCCTC CCCTCCCACAAGTTATGACAACAAAACTAGTGGGTACACCCCTTTGGCTGCATCTATTGAACATATCTTCGAAGTGAACATAAACAGAGGGCTTTTCAGGAAGCTGGAAGCGCTGTCATCCTGGAAAAGTAAGGATATGAAGAAGTATTGTGAGTTTCATGAATCATCCGGATATAACACCCATGAATACCGGCAGTTGAAAGATGAGATCGAGGCTCTGATCAAAGAGGGGTACCTTGGCGAATGGGTAGTAAAGGAAGTAAGAAAGCACAAAAGTGGCTCTGACAAAGTAATAGAGGAAGGCGGACGTACTCCTCATGGCTCTAACAACGAGACCATGGAGGAGATAAATTTGTCAGGAATGGTAGTACCGAGCAATATTTGA